The following are encoded in a window of Miltoncostaea marina genomic DNA:
- a CDS encoding NUDIX hydrolase produces MSRVITERSAGGVLLLRMGPELMVALIATRGGAVLGLPKGHIEPGETREDAALRETREETGLRGRLLAPLEDISYVFWSRSLGARITKHVGFFLLEYRSGSVAHHDGEVDGVRLAPLRVAPSLLTYPGERRVAEAALAWVAAEGYGGPGAKDGRNGPRPRPH; encoded by the coding sequence ATGAGCCGCGTCATCACCGAGCGCTCCGCCGGGGGCGTCCTGCTGCTGCGGATGGGCCCCGAGCTGATGGTCGCCCTCATCGCCACGCGCGGCGGCGCGGTGCTCGGCCTGCCCAAGGGCCACATCGAGCCCGGCGAGACCCGCGAGGATGCCGCCCTGCGCGAGACCCGCGAGGAGACCGGGCTGCGCGGCAGGCTGCTCGCGCCGCTCGAGGACATCTCCTACGTGTTCTGGTCGCGCTCGCTCGGCGCGCGGATCACCAAGCACGTGGGGTTCTTCCTGCTCGAGTACCGCTCCGGCTCGGTGGCGCACCACGACGGCGAGGTCGACGGCGTCCGCCTGGCGCCCCTGCGCGTCGCGCCCTCGCTGCTCACCTACCCGGGCGAGCGGCGCGTGGCGGAGGCCGCGCTCGCCTGGGTGGCGGCGGAAGGTTACGGTGGGCCGGGCGCGAAGGACGGCCGCAACGGGCCGCGCCCGCGCCCGCACTGA
- a CDS encoding ASCH domain-containing protein: MYALNFYSPLFIDQLRKGRKTATIRLGDKSHKYRRGQLVWVTVGHRHGPRQRIFTAIIDDVAVKPVRELSQREIERDNPEFRLVEDTLHFLSHIYSREVALDDTVSVIHFSEVIEFPSLK, encoded by the coding sequence GTGTACGCGCTGAACTTCTACTCGCCGCTGTTCATCGACCAGCTCCGGAAGGGCCGCAAGACGGCCACCATCCGGCTGGGGGACAAGTCCCACAAGTACCGTCGCGGCCAGCTCGTGTGGGTCACCGTGGGCCACCGGCACGGACCACGGCAGCGGATCTTCACGGCCATCATCGACGACGTGGCGGTCAAGCCGGTGCGCGAGCTGAGCCAGCGCGAGATCGAGCGCGACAACCCGGAGTTCCGGCTGGTGGAGGACACCCTCCACTTCCTCTCGCACATCTACTCGCGCGAGGTCGCGCTCGACGACACCGTCTCGGTCATCCACTTCAGCGAGGTCATCGAGTTCCCGTCGCTCAAGTGA
- the groES gene encoding co-chaperone GroES — protein sequence MSLQPLGDRVVVQSIEAEQVTASGIVLPDTAAEKPQRGKVIAVGAGRYEDGQRVPPQVAEGDEVIYSKYGGTEVKVDGEEYLILRESDILAKAV from the coding sequence ATGAGCTTGCAGCCCTTGGGCGACCGCGTGGTCGTCCAGTCGATCGAGGCGGAGCAGGTGACGGCCAGTGGCATCGTCCTGCCCGACACCGCCGCCGAGAAGCCGCAGCGGGGGAAGGTCATCGCCGTCGGCGCGGGCCGGTACGAGGACGGGCAGCGCGTCCCGCCGCAGGTCGCCGAGGGTGACGAGGTCATCTACTCGAAGTACGGCGGCACCGAGGTGAAGGTGGACGGTGAGGAGTACCTCATCCTCCGCGAGTCGGACATCCTGGCGAAGGCGGTCTGA